Proteins from a genomic interval of Pseudomonas paeninsulae:
- the dnaA gene encoding chromosomal replication initiator protein DnaA, which translates to MSVELWQQCVELLRDELPAQQFNTWIRPLQVEAAGDELRVYAPNRFVLDWVNEKYLTRLLELLAERTNGMVPALSLLIGSKRSSAPRLAATPAPVVPSRPAAPPRAAPALSEPSRSSFDPMAGAASQTAPARTERTVQVEGGLKHTSYLNRTFTFDNFVEGKSNQLARAAAWQVADNPKHGYNPLFLYGGVGLGKTHLMHAVGNHLLQKNPNAKVVYLHSERFVADMVKALQLNAINEFKRFYRSVDALLIDDIQFFAKKERSQEEFFHTFNALLEGGQQVILTSDRYPKEIEGLEERLKSRFGWGLTVAVEPPELETRVAILMKKADQAKVDLPHDAAFFIAQRIRSNVRELEGALKRVIAHSHFMGRDITIELIRESLKDLLALQDKLVSIDNIQRTVAEYYKIKISDLLSKRRSRSVARPRQVAMALSKELTNHSLPEIGDAFGGRDHTTVLHACRKIAELKESDADIREDYKNLLRTLTT; encoded by the coding sequence GTGTCCGTTGAACTTTGGCAGCAGTGCGTAGAGCTTCTGCGCGATGAACTGCCTGCCCAGCAATTCAATACCTGGATCCGACCGCTGCAGGTTGAAGCCGCAGGCGACGAGCTTCGCGTCTATGCACCGAATCGTTTTGTGCTTGATTGGGTCAATGAAAAGTACCTGACGCGGCTGCTGGAATTGCTCGCCGAACGCACCAATGGCATGGTGCCGGCACTGTCCTTATTAATAGGCAGCAAACGCAGCAGCGCTCCTCGCTTGGCTGCCACGCCTGCGCCAGTCGTGCCCAGCAGGCCAGCGGCGCCGCCCAGGGCCGCCCCCGCGCTGTCAGAGCCCTCGCGTTCCAGTTTCGATCCGATGGCAGGGGCTGCCAGCCAGACCGCTCCTGCGCGCACTGAGCGTACGGTACAAGTGGAAGGTGGCCTCAAGCACACCAGCTACCTGAACCGTACCTTCACCTTCGACAACTTCGTCGAGGGCAAGTCCAACCAGTTGGCTCGCGCGGCGGCCTGGCAGGTGGCGGACAACCCCAAGCACGGTTACAACCCGCTGTTCCTCTATGGCGGTGTGGGCCTGGGCAAGACCCACTTGATGCACGCGGTGGGCAATCACCTGTTGCAGAAGAACCCCAATGCCAAGGTGGTGTACCTGCATTCCGAGCGCTTCGTTGCCGACATGGTCAAGGCGCTGCAGTTGAATGCGATCAACGAGTTCAAGCGTTTCTACCGTTCGGTGGATGCCTTGCTGATCGACGACATCCAGTTTTTCGCCAAGAAAGAACGCTCCCAGGAGGAGTTCTTCCACACCTTCAACGCACTGCTCGAGGGCGGCCAACAGGTGATTCTGACCAGTGACCGCTACCCGAAGGAAATTGAAGGCCTTGAAGAGCGCCTGAAGTCGCGCTTCGGTTGGGGCCTGACGGTGGCGGTGGAACCGCCCGAGTTGGAAACCCGGGTGGCGATCCTGATGAAGAAGGCCGATCAGGCCAAAGTCGATCTGCCACACGACGCAGCGTTCTTCATCGCCCAACGCATCCGTTCCAACGTGCGTGAGCTGGAAGGCGCACTCAAGCGGGTGATTGCGCATTCGCACTTCATGGGCCGTGACATCACCATCGAGTTGATTCGTGAATCGCTGAAGGATCTGTTGGCGCTGCAGGACAAGCTGGTCAGCATCGACAATATCCAGCGCACAGTCGCCGAGTACTACAAGATCAAGATCTCCGATCTGCTCTCGAAGCGCCGCTCGCGCTCGGTGGCGCGACCGCGACAAGTGGCGATGGCGCTGTCGAAGGAATTGACCAATCACAGCCTGCCGGAGATCGGTGATGCCTTCGGCGGCCGCGATCACACCACGGTATTGCACGCTTGCCGTAAGATTGCTGAACTTAAGGAATCCGACGCGGACATCCGCGAGGATTACAAAAATCTGCTGCGTACGTTG